A DNA window from Niabella yanshanensis contains the following coding sequences:
- a CDS encoding glycosyltransferase: MIYLWYLIQFLIGYNLVLPVILYLLFLWNKSRVQKTKLPAAVGLQPDYAIIVTAYQEITHIPETVQSILNLKYTNFLCYVVLDNCTDISSLVFTDERVILLKPEQVLGGNVRSHFYAIEHFRRKHDYLTIIDSDNIVDMYYLDEMNAALSQGFDAVQGLRAAKNLDSQYASLDAARDIYYHFYDGKVLFTVGSSATLSGSGMTFSVELYQQCLANRDVSGAGFDKVLQYEIVRRGHRIAFSERAIVYDQKTTRPAQLVNQRARWINTWFKYARFGFRVLGLGVKRLNRNQAIFGLVLLRPPLFIFLILSVICAILNLFIVPAHSLFWLLAFGLFVLGFMLPLRGADRRIINALKHIPSFIFYQVISLIHAGNANKRSVATKHFE, from the coding sequence ATGATTTATTTGTGGTATCTGATACAGTTCCTGATCGGCTATAACCTCGTACTGCCGGTAATACTGTATCTTTTGTTTTTATGGAACAAGTCTCGTGTGCAGAAAACAAAGCTTCCGGCAGCCGTCGGCTTACAGCCGGATTATGCCATTATTGTAACTGCTTACCAGGAAATAACGCACATCCCCGAAACTGTTCAATCTATTCTCAATTTAAAGTACACCAATTTCCTTTGCTACGTTGTACTGGATAATTGTACAGATATTTCTTCGCTTGTATTCACCGATGAACGTGTGATACTATTGAAGCCCGAACAAGTATTGGGCGGTAACGTCCGGTCTCATTTTTATGCGATTGAACATTTTCGAAGAAAGCATGATTATCTGACTATCATAGATAGCGACAACATCGTGGATATGTATTATCTGGATGAAATGAATGCGGCTTTAAGCCAGGGATTCGATGCGGTACAGGGCTTGCGCGCAGCCAAAAACCTCGACAGCCAGTATGCGAGTCTTGACGCCGCGCGGGATATATATTATCACTTCTATGATGGTAAAGTACTGTTTACAGTAGGATCTTCGGCAACCTTATCGGGTTCAGGAATGACTTTTTCTGTAGAACTTTACCAGCAATGCCTGGCCAACAGGGATGTTTCCGGCGCGGGATTTGATAAAGTCCTACAATATGAAATTGTAAGACGGGGACATCGCATAGCGTTTAGCGAAAGGGCTATAGTATATGATCAAAAAACAACAAGACCCGCTCAGTTGGTAAACCAGCGGGCCCGGTGGATTAACACCTGGTTTAAATATGCCAGGTTCGGTTTCAGGGTATTGGGCCTTGGAGTAAAACGACTGAATCGTAACCAGGCGATATTTGGATTGGTACTCTTACGCCCACCATTGTTTATTTTCCTGATTTTATCAGTGATCTGTGCAATACTTAATCTTTTTATAGTTCCAGCTCATTCGCTGTTTTGGCTATTGGCTTTTGGTTTGTTCGTTCTCGGGTTTATGCTGCCTTTACGGGGCGCCGACAGGCGTATTATTAATGCCTTAAAACATATACCGTCTTTCATTTTCTATCAGGTGATATCTCTTATACATGCCGGAAACGCTAATAAGAGATCGGTTGCTACTAAACATTTTGAATAA
- a CDS encoding glycosyltransferase encodes MNNQYMGTHFADITLLVTHYNRSASLENLLESFVARNLSFADIVVSDDGSQHSHFSRLQELQEKYHFRLVPAVTNGGLGKNLNKGQDAATTLYTLYVQEDFEATDKLRDALVAAHTFMEDDKDLDYVRFYAYIPYPYLKKFKHGFSKIEIRNLGRNYRKIYAYSDHPHLRRSNFFEKFGRYPEGLKGDLTEYKMCISFLQNKGNGLFYDQFSELFVQKNSAAEPSTMTRSNIRQSDNFFISIVRDIYRQFKYNYDILFMKSLKRH; translated from the coding sequence ATGAATAACCAATATATGGGTACGCATTTTGCAGATATAACACTCCTGGTCACACATTATAACCGCAGCGCCTCTTTAGAAAATCTTTTAGAATCCTTTGTTGCCCGAAATTTAAGTTTCGCGGATATTGTGGTATCTGATGACGGCAGCCAACATTCTCATTTTAGCCGGCTACAGGAACTGCAGGAAAAGTATCATTTTAGACTTGTGCCTGCTGTTACAAATGGAGGATTGGGGAAAAATCTTAATAAAGGGCAGGATGCAGCAACTACACTCTACACCCTATATGTACAGGAGGATTTCGAAGCCACTGACAAACTACGCGACGCGTTAGTTGCTGCACATACGTTTATGGAGGATGATAAGGATCTGGATTACGTGCGGTTTTATGCCTATATCCCATATCCCTATCTGAAAAAATTTAAACACGGATTCTCTAAAATAGAAATTCGTAACCTTGGCCGGAATTACCGGAAGATATATGCCTACTCAGATCATCCGCATTTAAGACGCAGCAATTTCTTTGAAAAGTTCGGCAGATACCCGGAAGGCCTTAAAGGGGACTTAACCGAGTACAAAATGTGCATTTCATTTCTTCAGAATAAAGGGAATGGCCTATTTTATGATCAGTTTTCAGAACTTTTTGTGCAAAAGAATTCTGCCGCAGAACCCAGCACGATGACCCGATCGAATATACGGCAAAGCGATAATTTCTTTATTTCTATAGTGAGAGATATTTACCGTCAGTTTAAATACAACTACGATATTCTATTCATGAAAAGCCTGAAACGTCACTAA
- a CDS encoding GumC domain-containing protein, which translates to MNFNLNLKEFIKYALRFKWLLIVIPIVCVVATYFMVKTLPRQYRSEALISTGLTSQFQDAALSAEKNMDYFKLSQQFGNLLEMIKSKKRISLLSYQLIIHDLQNPQNPFKPYSDAMKKLSPDQREQAIREYEQRYQTGALISIADNGKIKLFDLLKSVGYDDKSLSEKLDVYRNGESDFIKVEFTSSNPALSVFVVNTVSTGFIAYYTGLAQTNQRQSLAVLDTIVREKQSELQKKNSALINSSISAASNAAGASSAQQQSDFINQQIAEAESQRVAVIRNISSLQGAMAEVNSKLSGSGGYVTPNSSRDNNEIINIDNQLALANKRWVNNNFRPEDKASLDSLQRIKARLIARGSDQAVGANAAAIRQGLINDKIKLENDLAAAKSTLTVIEQQLAKLGPRRSSGGGGGSVVAENGAQSALARDAEMAAKEYADAQALLEQTNMLTKAGIRLNLAEPGLPQLPEPSKNALYVGLSGVSSFMICLLTLFLIFMLNTAIANPKHLAAATGQRVIGSLNLIDQDNKDLRDIWEDKGSTLSYSVYKDLLRSLRFELLEELSGNNNVLGITSLLDGEGKSFVAGSLSYAFAMMGKNVLLISNDHQSLTGLVTNQGGSKKSKSTAEGAQVFESFLVKKEILIEDRITILNRKNSDSSLLELKDSNSLIAGFSILKDTFDVIIVDIDSAQDLHNVKEWLMFTDKSIAVFAAGNKITEGDMGFVKYLSTQKGFLGWVLNKVKVVSAT; encoded by the coding sequence ATGAATTTTAATCTTAACCTGAAGGAATTTATTAAATATGCCCTACGGTTCAAATGGCTGTTGATCGTGATTCCCATTGTATGTGTGGTTGCTACCTATTTTATGGTGAAGACATTACCAAGACAGTATAGGTCGGAAGCACTCATTTCAACAGGGCTCACCAGCCAGTTTCAGGACGCTGCACTGAGTGCTGAAAAGAATATGGACTATTTTAAACTGAGTCAGCAATTTGGTAACCTTCTGGAAATGATTAAGTCCAAAAAACGGATCAGCCTGCTTTCGTATCAGCTCATTATTCACGATTTGCAAAATCCTCAGAATCCGTTTAAACCCTATTCCGATGCAATGAAGAAGTTAAGCCCGGACCAGCGGGAGCAGGCCATCAGAGAATATGAACAGCGATACCAAACCGGTGCTCTTATTTCAATTGCAGATAATGGAAAAATAAAACTATTTGATCTGTTGAAATCTGTTGGTTATGACGATAAAAGCCTGTCCGAAAAACTCGACGTTTATCGTAACGGAGAGAGCGATTTTATAAAAGTTGAATTTACTTCCTCCAATCCGGCACTTTCTGTGTTTGTGGTGAATACAGTTTCCACCGGTTTTATAGCTTATTACACAGGTTTAGCTCAAACCAACCAACGACAATCATTGGCAGTGCTGGATACGATTGTACGTGAAAAGCAGTCAGAATTGCAAAAAAAGAACTCAGCCTTAATCAATTCATCTATAAGTGCCGCATCTAATGCAGCAGGAGCATCCAGTGCGCAGCAACAAAGTGACTTTATCAATCAGCAGATAGCAGAAGCAGAGTCTCAGAGAGTTGCAGTTATAAGAAATATAAGTTCGTTACAGGGGGCAATGGCCGAAGTAAATAGCAAATTAAGCGGTAGTGGCGGATATGTCACCCCCAACAGTTCGAGAGATAATAATGAAATCATTAACATCGATAATCAGCTGGCCCTGGCTAATAAGCGATGGGTTAACAATAATTTTCGCCCGGAAGATAAAGCCTCTTTAGATTCACTCCAACGTATCAAAGCGAGGCTTATTGCAAGGGGTAGCGATCAGGCAGTGGGCGCTAATGCAGCAGCTATACGCCAGGGGCTGATTAACGACAAAATAAAACTGGAGAATGATTTGGCAGCTGCCAAAAGCACATTAACCGTAATTGAGCAGCAACTGGCCAAACTGGGGCCACGACGTTCTTCCGGCGGGGGAGGCGGTAGTGTGGTCGCTGAAAACGGCGCTCAGTCTGCACTTGCCAGGGATGCAGAAATGGCGGCAAAAGAGTACGCCGATGCCCAGGCTTTGCTGGAACAAACAAATATGTTGACGAAGGCCGGTATCAGGCTGAACTTAGCCGAGCCGGGGCTTCCTCAACTTCCTGAACCTTCAAAAAATGCTTTGTATGTCGGTCTTTCCGGTGTATCAAGTTTTATGATATGCCTGCTCACCTTGTTTCTGATCTTTATGCTGAATACTGCTATTGCTAATCCCAAACATTTGGCAGCAGCAACTGGTCAGAGAGTGATTGGCAGCCTGAATTTAATTGATCAGGACAACAAAGATCTTAGAGATATTTGGGAAGACAAGGGAAGTACCTTAAGCTATTCGGTATACAAAGATTTGTTGCGATCACTGAGGTTTGAATTACTTGAAGAACTTTCGGGCAATAATAATGTCTTGGGAATAACCAGTTTGCTTGATGGGGAAGGAAAAAGCTTTGTCGCCGGAAGTCTTAGCTATGCCTTTGCAATGATGGGTAAAAATGTGCTCCTGATTTCAAACGATCATCAGAGCCTCACGGGTTTGGTTACGAACCAGGGTGGAAGCAAAAAGAGCAAATCGACCGCTGAAGGTGCCCAGGTATTCGAATCGTTTCTGGTTAAAAAGGAGATTCTGATTGAAGACAGGATTACTATTTTAAATCGTAAAAATTCAGACAGTTCGCTGTTGGAGTTAAAAGATAGTAACAGTTTGATAGCCGGATTCAGTATTTTAAAAGATACATTTGATGTGATCATCGTTGATATTGATAGCGCTCAGGATCTTCACAATGTAAAGGAATGGCTCATGTTTACTGACAAGAGTATCGCTGTATTTGCCGCCGGGAATAAAATTACGGAGGGAGATATGGGGTTTGTCAAATACTTGTCTACACAAAAAGGGTTCTTAGGGTGGGTACTAAATAAGGTAAAAGTGGTAAGCGCTACTTAG
- a CDS encoding GMC oxidoreductase translates to MVYDAIVIGSGISGGWAAKELCEKGLKTLLLERGRDVKHGDYPTALLKPWEFADRLLTTQKDLQDQPVQSQACDPGSKHFFVNDNDHPYVQDSPFAWIRGYQVGGRSLVWGRQCYRWSDLDFEANLRDGFGVDWPIRYKDIAPWYTYVEKFIGVSGQSDGLPQLPDGAFLSPMQLNCIENHLKESIRNKNEERLLTIARVANLTSPIGSRGSCLNRNLCSRGCPFGAYFSSNSSTIPAALATGNLTLRPFSVVSEIIYDDTTRRAKGVRVIDMLTMQHYEFAARIIFVNASTIGSTSILLNSKSARFPDGLGNDSGALGHNLMDHHSAAGASGQHEGFQDSYYKGRRPCGFLIPRYRNINNGDEKLDFVRGYNIQGDGERAEWPDRMYESDETGADFKARLTTPGKWSVWMAGWGECLPYHDNKVYLSKTKKDKWGQPLVHIDFSFGENEKKMMEDIRNTCGEMLTEAGFKNIDTFIYHKSGGLTVHEMGTARMGRDPKTSVLNANNQIHNVKNVFVTDGSCMTSSACQNPSLTYMALTARAAAYAVDQLKKGEL, encoded by the coding sequence ATGGTTTACGACGCAATTGTGATAGGTTCGGGTATCAGCGGGGGGTGGGCTGCCAAAGAGCTGTGTGAAAAAGGACTGAAAACGCTGCTTCTGGAAAGAGGCCGTGATGTGAAGCATGGCGATTATCCTACAGCATTACTGAAGCCATGGGAGTTTGCAGACAGGCTTCTGACCACTCAAAAAGATTTACAGGACCAACCGGTGCAAAGCCAGGCCTGTGATCCGGGCTCCAAGCATTTTTTTGTAAATGATAACGATCATCCTTATGTACAGGATAGCCCATTTGCCTGGATACGCGGTTATCAGGTGGGAGGGCGTTCGCTGGTGTGGGGAAGACAGTGTTACAGGTGGAGTGATCTGGATTTTGAAGCCAATTTGCGCGACGGCTTTGGTGTAGATTGGCCTATCCGTTATAAAGATATTGCTCCCTGGTACACTTATGTTGAAAAGTTTATTGGCGTAAGCGGTCAAAGCGATGGCCTGCCCCAGCTTCCCGACGGAGCGTTTCTCAGCCCCATGCAACTCAACTGTATTGAAAATCATTTGAAGGAGTCCATCAGAAATAAAAATGAGGAAAGGCTGCTCACGATAGCAAGAGTGGCTAATTTAACCAGTCCTATCGGAAGTAGGGGAAGCTGCCTCAACAGGAACCTATGTTCCAGGGGCTGCCCGTTTGGCGCTTATTTTAGCAGCAACAGCTCAACGATTCCCGCAGCTTTAGCAACAGGTAATTTAACCCTGCGTCCGTTTTCGGTAGTTTCGGAAATTATTTATGATGATACCACCCGGCGTGCAAAAGGAGTTAGGGTGATTGACATGCTAACTATGCAACACTACGAGTTTGCCGCCAGAATAATATTTGTAAACGCTTCAACAATCGGCTCTACATCTATACTTCTTAATTCAAAATCGGCAAGATTTCCCGATGGCCTCGGGAATGACAGCGGCGCACTGGGACATAACCTGATGGATCACCATTCGGCCGCAGGCGCATCCGGACAACATGAAGGATTTCAGGATAGTTATTACAAGGGCAGGCGCCCTTGCGGATTTCTGATCCCCAGGTACCGGAATATCAATAACGGAGATGAAAAGCTTGATTTTGTCCGTGGCTATAATATTCAAGGAGACGGCGAACGGGCAGAGTGGCCCGACCGGATGTATGAATCAGATGAAACAGGCGCTGATTTCAAAGCCAGGCTCACAACGCCTGGTAAATGGTCGGTGTGGATGGCAGGATGGGGTGAATGCCTGCCCTATCACGATAACAAAGTTTATTTAAGCAAAACAAAAAAAGATAAATGGGGACAGCCGCTGGTACATATTGATTTCTCTTTCGGGGAAAACGAAAAGAAAATGATGGAAGACATCAGGAATACCTGTGGGGAAATGTTGACAGAGGCGGGCTTTAAAAACATAGATACTTTTATTTACCACAAATCAGGCGGCCTCACAGTGCACGAAATGGGAACTGCCCGCATGGGAAGAGATCCCAAAACTTCCGTTTTGAATGCCAACAATCAAATACATAACGTGAAAAATGTTTTCGTAACCGATGGCAGTTGCATGACGTCTTCCGCCTGTCAAAATCCTTCTCTTACATATATGGCATTAACGGCACGTGCTGCTGCGTATGCAGTAGATCAGTTAAAAAAGGGAGAACTATAA
- a CDS encoding O-antigen ligase family protein: MRKLSDQIRMSTKERLLIALGLVLALIIGVVAVLNENYAITFVPIMLLAFVIYLILVFRDPFFGLVILIIYCFVLFFFYREIGHLPYGVGIEFFLLMTWLSVWYNADKLNFSLLNTNLTWLYMGWLALCILQLFNPAGGSPRGWLAEIRGMGIYPVAISGLGLLLINSKERISQILKLLLTISFLGALYGMKQKYIGLSAGDRQFVEDFPTHLIWGQLRVFSFYIDAGQYGASMAVFVVVALVLAVGLKNTKIKLALLASVPLFGIAMLISGTRGAFFALIAGGGFALLLTKKFKILLAGCVILGLFVGFLKFTTIGSGNYAIFRFRSALDPKDASLNLRFINQKKLADYLSSHPFGGGLGVIGAFGHEYNADQYLSTIEPDSYWVKVWAQTGIVGFTLWFCMIMYLLGKGLGITWGIRDPNLKVKLIALNAGIAGIFACSYGNEVINNMPSNIFVNLAFAMVFNAAALENAVRNNKTE; this comes from the coding sequence ATGAGAAAATTGTCCGATCAGATAAGAATGTCGACAAAGGAGCGCCTGCTCATTGCACTCGGGCTTGTATTGGCACTAATAATTGGTGTAGTTGCAGTCTTGAATGAAAATTATGCAATTACATTCGTTCCGATAATGCTCTTGGCCTTTGTAATCTATTTGATTCTGGTTTTCAGGGATCCATTTTTTGGTTTGGTCATATTGATCATCTACTGCTTTGTTCTTTTTTTCTTTTACCGCGAGATAGGGCATTTGCCCTACGGAGTGGGGATCGAATTTTTTCTTTTGATGACATGGTTAAGTGTCTGGTATAATGCAGACAAACTGAACTTCTCGCTGCTCAATACAAATTTAACCTGGTTGTATATGGGGTGGTTGGCACTTTGTATACTTCAGCTTTTTAACCCGGCTGGCGGAAGCCCCCGGGGCTGGCTGGCCGAGATAAGGGGTATGGGAATTTATCCCGTTGCTATTTCAGGCCTGGGGCTACTGCTGATCAACTCCAAGGAACGTATTTCCCAGATTTTAAAACTGCTGTTAACCATATCGTTCCTGGGGGCGCTATACGGAATGAAGCAAAAATACATTGGGCTCAGCGCTGGTGACAGGCAGTTCGTGGAAGATTTCCCAACACATTTGATTTGGGGACAATTAAGGGTTTTTTCTTTTTACATCGATGCCGGGCAGTATGGTGCTTCAATGGCGGTTTTCGTAGTAGTGGCCCTGGTACTGGCTGTGGGTCTGAAAAACACGAAGATAAAACTGGCCTTGCTGGCCAGTGTCCCGTTATTTGGCATAGCCATGTTGATATCGGGAACCAGGGGTGCATTTTTCGCTTTAATTGCCGGTGGCGGCTTTGCGTTATTACTTACAAAAAAGTTTAAAATACTTTTAGCAGGTTGCGTCATTTTAGGCTTGTTTGTAGGATTTCTGAAATTCACCACTATCGGAAGTGGTAATTATGCCATATTCCGTTTTAGAAGTGCCTTGGATCCCAAAGATGCTTCTCTTAATTTACGATTTATTAATCAAAAGAAGCTGGCAGACTACCTTAGCAGTCATCCGTTTGGTGGTGGGCTGGGTGTTATCGGAGCGTTTGGTCACGAATATAATGCCGATCAATACTTGTCTACCATCGAACCAGACAGCTATTGGGTAAAGGTTTGGGCGCAAACCGGTATTGTAGGATTTACCCTATGGTTTTGTATGATTATGTATTTACTGGGTAAAGGTTTGGGTATTACCTGGGGTATTCGCGATCCTAATCTAAAAGTAAAATTGATTGCCCTCAATGCCGGAATTGCAGGTATATTCGCTTGTAGCTATGGCAACGAAGTCATCAACAATATGCCTTCCAATATTTTTGTGAACCTGGCTTTTGCAATGGTATTTAATGCGGCTGCCTTGGAAAATGCAGTGCGTAATAATAAAACGGAATAA
- a CDS encoding glycosyltransferase — protein MINNRDIIIVGQQSWDTDIGSNCKNIAVEFSRHNRVLYVSTPLDRKSRYQQKEKASTKRRLDVVRRHKEPLEMVQDNLWVWYHDVVIESINWIKSEALFDLFNRRNNRLLARSIQTAIGLTGFKDYILFNDGDMFRSFYLQDYINPSVSVYYLRDNFYATDYWKKHGPVWQPKLIAKADVCVANSMYLTEHCAGFNPNSHYVGQGCDFSLFTMEQTVPEDIINKKKEFGLAPVIGYVGALLSARLNIALLEELAAKNQALLFVFVGPEDEDFRRSRLHSMPNTFFTGSKPPEVLPAYISAFDVCINPQVINDLTVGNYPRKIDEYLAMGKPVIATRTEAMKLFEEFVLLAETPSDYQRLLKKALESQPQTAIREKIAFAHSHSWENSVKAIYAAINSTQR, from the coding sequence ATGATCAATAACAGGGACATAATTATTGTTGGCCAGCAGTCCTGGGATACCGACATTGGCAGTAACTGTAAAAATATTGCGGTAGAGTTTAGCAGGCATAATCGTGTTTTGTATGTTAGTACGCCATTGGATAGGAAGTCTAGATATCAACAAAAAGAAAAGGCTTCCACTAAAAGAAGGCTTGATGTAGTTCGTAGGCACAAGGAGCCACTAGAAATGGTACAGGATAACCTTTGGGTCTGGTACCATGATGTTGTCATTGAATCGATCAACTGGATAAAGAGTGAAGCGCTCTTCGATCTGTTTAACCGTAGAAATAACCGGCTTCTTGCGCGCAGTATTCAAACCGCGATAGGTTTGACGGGCTTTAAAGACTACATTCTTTTCAATGATGGCGATATGTTCCGAAGCTTTTACTTACAGGATTATATCAATCCTTCGGTTTCGGTTTATTATTTGCGTGATAATTTTTATGCAACAGACTATTGGAAAAAACATGGCCCGGTATGGCAACCGAAACTTATTGCCAAAGCCGATGTTTGTGTAGCCAATTCAATGTATCTGACAGAGCATTGTGCCGGCTTTAATCCCAACTCCCATTACGTAGGGCAAGGCTGCGATTTTTCTTTATTCACGATGGAGCAAACGGTTCCGGAAGATATTATCAATAAGAAAAAGGAGTTTGGCCTGGCTCCGGTGATTGGCTATGTCGGTGCTCTTTTGTCAGCCCGGCTGAATATAGCATTATTGGAAGAACTTGCTGCAAAAAATCAGGCCCTGCTTTTCGTTTTTGTAGGACCGGAAGATGAGGATTTCAGGAGGAGCAGACTGCATAGTATGCCTAACACTTTCTTTACCGGATCGAAGCCCCCGGAAGTACTTCCCGCCTATATTTCCGCCTTTGATGTCTGTATCAATCCGCAGGTTATAAATGACCTTACGGTTGGGAACTACCCCAGGAAAATAGATGAGTATCTTGCTATGGGAAAGCCGGTAATAGCTACCAGAACGGAGGCTATGAAATTATTTGAAGAGTTTGTGTTGCTGGCTGAAACCCCATCGGATTATCAAAGGTTATTAAAAAAGGCGCTTGAGTCTCAACCGCAGACGGCAATAAGAGAAAAGATAGCGTTTGCGCATTCTCACAGTTGGGAGAATTCTGTGAAGGCTATTTATGCTGCTATTAACAGCACACAAAGATAA
- a CDS encoding glycosyltransferase family 2 protein, which produces MYIFSSPSWILKYRHEYDSVERVPQEVFDNINKKLDTKTSPTPKVTVAIAAWNEEVNILNCISSIADTSSSVPFEIVVVNNNSTDKTQTTLDKLHIRSFFQPVQGCGPARQMGQENARGEYILLADADCIYPNGWMDKMLEQLTQPGVVCVYGRYSFIPDNGYPRWKLFLLERLKDVIAELRHYKRPYLNAFGISMGYVKKYGLEVGFVNYQIRGEDGRLCFDLMKYGKIRQVKSDQARPWTPPRTLQLEGSFLKVLSKRIVRETRRFGSMFVPHPPHDTKTSKNE; this is translated from the coding sequence ATGTATATCTTTTCATCTCCGAGCTGGATACTTAAATACAGGCACGAGTATGATAGTGTTGAGCGTGTTCCGCAAGAGGTGTTTGACAATATCAATAAAAAACTGGACACGAAGACTTCGCCAACGCCGAAGGTAACGGTTGCCATCGCCGCCTGGAACGAAGAAGTTAATATTCTCAACTGCATTTCTAGCATTGCGGACACCAGCAGTAGCGTTCCATTCGAAATTGTTGTTGTAAATAATAATTCAACCGACAAAACGCAAACGACGCTGGACAAGCTTCATATACGATCATTTTTTCAACCTGTACAGGGTTGTGGCCCGGCCAGACAAATGGGGCAGGAAAATGCAAGGGGCGAATATATACTTTTAGCAGATGCTGACTGCATATACCCTAATGGCTGGATGGATAAAATGCTGGAGCAGCTTACTCAACCCGGTGTGGTGTGTGTATACGGCCGCTACTCTTTTATCCCCGATAATGGCTATCCCAGATGGAAGCTGTTTTTGCTGGAAAGACTAAAAGATGTGATTGCCGAACTACGTCACTATAAACGGCCGTATTTAAATGCTTTTGGTATCAGTATGGGCTATGTAAAAAAATATGGGCTGGAAGTTGGCTTTGTTAACTATCAGATACGTGGCGAAGATGGGCGTCTTTGTTTCGATCTGATGAAGTATGGCAAGATCAGGCAAGTTAAGTCAGACCAGGCCCGGCCCTGGACGCCGCCCAGGACCTTACAGCTCGAAGGCAGTTTCCTTAAAGTGTTAAGCAAGCGTATTGTAAGGGAAACAAGAAGATTCGGTTCTATGTTTGTTCCGCACCCCCCGCACGACACCAAAACATCAAAAAATGAATAA
- a CDS encoding beta-1,6-N-acetylglucosaminyltransferase: MNICHLIIAHNKPEQVARLAKSLRLPGSDIYVHVDKKTDINAFTFLESQGVRFVKKRVKVNWGGYSLVEAIVSSLEEIRDGGKPYEFINLLSAQDYPIKKASDFTAFLQENKGKCFIFYEDVEGLFWWKENIVRLTRYHFNDFPVKGKYMAQRLVNFLLPTRKFPMNWKLYGGSCSTWWTLPAEAAYFLAHTIGNNRKLRRFAKLTWGADEYLFATILMNSDFKSRVVNNNYRFIDWSEKNPRPKLLTIKDLQAISASESFFARKFDESVDAYVLDKLDELLAGKDHRTG; encoded by the coding sequence ATGAATATTTGCCATTTAATCATTGCTCATAATAAACCGGAACAGGTAGCTAGATTGGCAAAGTCCTTACGCCTGCCGGGAAGTGACATTTATGTGCATGTAGATAAAAAAACTGATATAAATGCTTTTACCTTCCTTGAAAGTCAGGGTGTGCGTTTTGTAAAAAAAAGAGTCAAGGTTAACTGGGGGGGATACAGTCTGGTCGAAGCCATCGTTTCTTCACTGGAAGAAATCAGGGATGGTGGAAAGCCCTATGAGTTTATTAATCTGTTAAGCGCCCAGGACTATCCTATTAAAAAGGCAAGCGATTTTACGGCCTTTCTCCAGGAAAACAAGGGAAAATGTTTTATTTTTTATGAAGACGTAGAGGGGCTGTTCTGGTGGAAAGAGAATATTGTGAGGTTAACCAGATATCACTTCAACGACTTTCCTGTAAAAGGCAAGTACATGGCGCAACGGCTTGTGAACTTCTTATTACCAACGAGAAAGTTTCCTATGAATTGGAAGCTATATGGTGGAAGTTGCTCCACCTGGTGGACGTTGCCCGCGGAAGCAGCTTATTTCCTTGCGCACACGATCGGGAATAACCGCAAATTAAGGAGATTCGCAAAACTTACCTGGGGGGCGGATGAGTATCTTTTCGCTACCATACTGATGAATTCGGATTTTAAGTCCAGGGTCGTTAATAATAATTACCGGTTTATTGATTGGTCTGAAAAAAATCCGCGGCCTAAGTTGCTCACCATAAAAGACCTCCAGGCAATATCCGCATCTGAAAGCTTTTTTGCCAGGAAATTTGACGAATCTGTCGATGCATATGTTCTCGATAAGCTCGATGAATTGTTGGCGGGAAAGGATCACCGCACCGGGTAG
- a CDS encoding gluconate 2-dehydrogenase subunit 3 family protein has product MKRRQIIKIFGAAGVASVFGFELYSRYQAPDYEYLKGRHYLIAEISETIIPATDTPGAKEAGVAAFVVHAVKEILERSEKNTFINGLKKLEAYCLNVYHKDFEKCTTKERSEALSNMREQFPMNNFLRKVKRKLTGRSFTEILRELVVVGYCTSEPGATRGLAFDYIPATYIPCTKLTPGQKSWATK; this is encoded by the coding sequence ATGAAGAGGCGTCAGATTATAAAAATTTTCGGAGCTGCCGGCGTAGCTTCAGTTTTTGGATTTGAACTGTACAGCAGATATCAGGCTCCCGATTATGAATATTTAAAAGGAAGACACTATCTTATCGCAGAAATATCCGAAACAATAATACCTGCAACCGATACGCCAGGCGCTAAAGAGGCCGGCGTTGCCGCGTTCGTGGTACATGCAGTGAAGGAAATATTGGAAAGATCAGAGAAGAATACTTTCATTAACGGATTAAAAAAACTTGAGGCTTATTGTCTGAATGTATATCATAAAGATTTTGAAAAGTGTACGACCAAAGAAAGATCCGAAGCTTTAAGTAACATGCGGGAACAGTTCCCTATGAATAATTTTCTCAGGAAGGTGAAGCGCAAACTGACGGGCAGAAGCTTTACCGAAATTTTACGTGAGCTGGTTGTAGTAGGCTATTGTACGTCGGAACCGGGTGCTACGCGGGGGCTGGCTTTTGATTATATCCCGGCTACCTATATACCTTGCACAAAACTGACTCCAGGACAGAAAAGCTGGGCAACAAAATAA